The proteins below come from a single Cylindrospermopsis raciborskii Cr2010 genomic window:
- a CDS encoding chemotaxis protein CheW — protein sequence MHDANSFWEDTGNKPEKKPVDENLEDLIKELEDSLLAGSKQVSSQIVREKGAGPTPTERKYQVAKIPEPSSLAGKEGVNISFDHLNQMASLVGDLLTSHHVLAHNHQYLCQSLDHLLSQIQQLSQIGIRIQELNDPSSPFYSLHQEIIECTSTMVESAVDIDFVQEEIQTLSEQCDQVTEKLRDSCVSIQRIPFARASERLRNQVTIDGVKYGKKVDLVIQGQETLVDKLILPHLTDCLIYILHHAMSQETKTPSVRIASGKSPAGKITIQVSVKGKYNLLSITFISVANNTLGINYHRLIQNLLPILHQVYGTISTDSSRTLTIKLPISLSGLTACGAICCVFHNYTIAFHQEYVMETMDILVKDLARDAKGKPFIRWGERILPLRTLSEVLGFHRQIFNTPSTDNGQNTSVVILHPGSSDIVVALQVDQVLGEREIFVKQFPGILPKPTGLAGVTIDSDGTIVFVADPWEIITQLNLVSPT from the coding sequence ATGCATGATGCTAATAGTTTTTGGGAAGATACGGGAAACAAACCTGAAAAAAAACCTGTAGATGAGAATTTGGAAGATTTGATTAAGGAGTTGGAAGATAGCTTATTGGCAGGATCTAAACAAGTCTCATCACAAATAGTCAGGGAAAAGGGAGCTGGTCCTACTCCCACAGAGAGAAAATACCAAGTTGCCAAAATACCAGAGCCCTCGTCTCTTGCGGGTAAGGAGGGTGTCAATATTTCTTTTGATCATTTAAATCAAATGGCAAGTTTGGTGGGGGACTTGCTGACCAGTCACCATGTCCTAGCACATAATCACCAGTACCTGTGCCAATCTTTAGACCATCTGCTCTCTCAAATTCAACAGCTTTCTCAGATCGGTATCAGAATACAAGAGTTAAATGACCCATCTAGTCCTTTTTATTCCCTGCACCAAGAAATTATAGAATGTACTTCCACCATGGTGGAGTCCGCAGTAGATATTGATTTTGTTCAAGAGGAAATTCAAACTTTAAGTGAGCAGTGTGATCAAGTCACGGAAAAATTACGAGATAGTTGTGTCAGCATACAACGGATCCCTTTTGCTCGAGCTAGTGAACGATTACGTAATCAGGTGACTATTGATGGAGTGAAGTATGGCAAAAAGGTAGACTTGGTTATACAAGGACAAGAAACTCTTGTGGATAAGCTAATTTTACCCCACCTGACTGATTGTCTGATTTATATACTCCATCATGCTATGTCCCAGGAAACTAAAACTCCTTCAGTTCGCATTGCTTCTGGCAAATCACCTGCAGGAAAAATCACTATCCAGGTTTCTGTTAAGGGTAAATATAATCTCCTATCTATAACTTTTATATCTGTAGCTAATAATACTCTGGGAATTAACTACCATAGGCTAATCCAAAATTTGCTACCCATTCTTCACCAAGTTTATGGCACTATTAGCACTGATTCCTCTAGAACTTTGACTATCAAGTTACCTATTAGTTTAAGTGGTCTGACTGCTTGTGGAGCTATATGTTGTGTTTTCCATAACTACACAATTGCTTTCCATCAGGAATATGTGATGGAAACCATGGATATATTGGTGAAAGACCTGGCCAGGGATGCTAAAGGTAAACCATTTATCCGCTGGGGAGAACGGATTTTGCCTTTACGCACTCTCTCTGAAGTATTAGGATTTCATCGTCAAATTTTTAATACTCCCTCAACGGACAATGGTCAAAACACTTCTGTAGTTATTCTTCACCCCGGTAGTAGTGATATTGTAGTCGCTCTCCAGGTTGACCAGGTGTTGGGTGAAAGGGAAATCTTTGTTAAACAATTCCCGGGAATTTTACCCAAACCCACTGGTCTTGCAGGAGTTACCATTGACTCCGATGGTACTATTGTTTTTGTAGCAGACCCCTGGGAAATTATTACTCAATTAAATCTAGTGTCACCGACCTAA
- a CDS encoding aminotransferase class IV: MYWYCGQLIKSTTLTLDVDDPGLIYGATVFTTIRVYQSCINHRLTSWHAHCFRLKSTLETFDWKEPNWLSIRQGAEILSQNFPVIRITVFPDGREWITGRFLPENLAERQNHGIMVAVGDVRWNRSLPEHKTGNYLAPWLAKTNAQSLKAQEVILVDNQGNWLETATGNLWGWKDHCWWTPPLTEGILPGIERSLIIGHLQKNQIPVKQEPWTGNLVKNLEAIAYSNSVVEIVPIYMVQDCQERLEYNPRHSCFWEIKRLFLS, from the coding sequence ATGTATTGGTATTGTGGTCAACTGATAAAATCAACAACACTGACATTAGATGTTGATGACCCAGGACTAATTTACGGAGCTACAGTTTTTACAACTATTAGGGTATATCAAAGCTGTATAAATCATAGACTAACTAGTTGGCATGCTCACTGCTTTCGTTTAAAATCTACTCTAGAGACATTTGACTGGAAAGAGCCTAATTGGCTATCTATACGTCAAGGTGCGGAAATACTTTCACAAAATTTCCCCGTCATCAGAATCACTGTTTTCCCCGATGGTCGAGAATGGATTACAGGTAGATTCCTCCCAGAAAACCTAGCTGAAAGACAAAATCATGGTATAATGGTCGCTGTTGGCGATGTTAGATGGAACCGTTCCCTACCCGAGCATAAAACTGGTAACTATCTGGCTCCTTGGTTGGCAAAAACTAATGCCCAAAGTCTCAAAGCCCAAGAAGTAATCTTAGTAGATAACCAGGGAAATTGGCTGGAAACTGCCACTGGTAACCTCTGGGGTTGGAAAGACCACTGCTGGTGGACACCACCTCTCACAGAGGGAATTCTCCCGGGAATCGAGCGATCGCTCATTATCGGGCACTTACAAAAAAATCAAATTCCCGTCAAGCAAGAACCATGGACAGGAAACCTGGTCAAAAACCTAGAGGCGATCGCCTATAGCAACAGCGTGGTAGAGATAGTTCCCATATATATGGTGCAGGATTGTCAAGAGAGGTTAGAATATAATCCTAGACATTCATGCTTTTGGGAGATCAAAAGATTATTTCTATCATGA
- a CDS encoding glycosyltransferase family 4 protein, which yields MSQPTYKLLFMSTGVGALGSGLGGGIEVTLPNIVKAMQQRGHTIDIVAPAGSRSGSLPLIEIPGNTQNAAQDQKYDAEIGIPTNSVLANMWSYAYQVQGNYDLILNFSYDWLPLYLTQFFHRPVAHLISMSSLLDAMDDMIAKVATQFPHAIGVHSKTQAATFPCPDECVCLFNGLDLSLYQFCDQPGNSLGWVGRIAPEKGLEDAVAAANTLGMPLKIFGLMQNEEYWQQVRQAYPDAQIDYQGFVSTNELQAGLRECQAMLATPHWIDAFPTVGLESLACGVPVIAYSRGGLVEIVEDGKTGFLVEPDSVQGLIDAVKRVHTIDRQNCRQQAESLYSLAAMGARVEQWFEKILNR from the coding sequence ATGAGTCAACCGACTTACAAATTATTATTTATGTCCACAGGTGTTGGTGCTTTGGGTTCAGGGTTAGGTGGTGGAATAGAAGTCACCCTCCCCAATATTGTCAAAGCAATGCAGCAAAGAGGACACACAATAGATATTGTCGCACCAGCAGGTTCTCGCAGTGGTTCGTTACCTTTGATAGAAATACCCGGAAATACACAAAATGCCGCCCAAGATCAAAAGTATGATGCAGAAATAGGGATTCCGACAAATTCAGTTTTAGCAAATATGTGGAGTTATGCTTATCAAGTACAGGGAAATTATGATTTAATTTTGAATTTTAGCTATGATTGGTTGCCATTATATTTAACGCAATTTTTTCATCGTCCAGTTGCCCATTTAATTAGTATGAGTTCTTTACTGGATGCGATGGATGATATGATTGCCAAGGTAGCAACTCAGTTTCCCCATGCTATTGGTGTTCACTCAAAAACACAAGCTGCAACTTTTCCTTGCCCTGATGAATGTGTTTGTTTATTTAATGGATTAGACTTGTCTTTGTATCAGTTTTGTGATCAACCTGGTAATAGCTTAGGTTGGGTAGGCCGCATAGCACCAGAAAAAGGTTTAGAAGATGCGGTAGCAGCAGCAAATACTTTAGGAATGCCTCTAAAAATCTTTGGTTTGATGCAAAATGAGGAATATTGGCAGCAAGTTCGTCAAGCGTATCCCGATGCACAGATAGATTACCAAGGATTTGTCTCTACAAACGAATTACAAGCGGGACTGAGGGAATGTCAAGCTATGTTAGCTACTCCCCACTGGATAGACGCTTTCCCCACTGTAGGTTTAGAATCTTTAGCTTGTGGAGTACCGGTGATTGCTTATAGTCGGGGCGGTTTAGTGGAAATAGTGGAAGATGGCAAAACTGGGTTTTTGGTTGAGCCAGATAGTGTACAAGGTTTAATAGATGCTGTTAAACGGGTACACACTATTGATCGTCAAAATTGTCGCCAGCAAGCAGAGAGTTTATATTCTTTGGCAGCAATGGGCGCTCGTGTAGAACAATGGTTTGAGAAGATTTTAAACAGATAA
- a CDS encoding chemotaxis protein CheW, protein MITRQNRHAKLPENTDTKGLNQSPSLKDELYLRFYLSSPEEFALPLISIKEVIEVTPNQIIPIPNTSPLVLGVVNWRSRLIWVVDLGKFMGEMIPLNLERRSQVSVITTEYEDTIIGLAVDQICATFWLDMESVVAPTDVPDDTVPFVHGEWLDSENNKSVKLINQKIILQSDKWASMVKFNQEEK, encoded by the coding sequence ATGATCACTCGCCAAAACCGACACGCCAAATTACCAGAAAATACTGATACTAAAGGTCTCAATCAATCCCCGTCTTTAAAAGACGAGTTGTATCTGAGGTTTTATTTGTCCTCACCCGAGGAATTTGCCCTACCCTTAATTAGCATCAAAGAGGTAATAGAAGTTACTCCCAATCAAATCATACCCATTCCTAACACCTCCCCATTGGTTTTAGGAGTAGTCAATTGGCGAAGTCGGTTAATTTGGGTAGTAGACTTAGGAAAGTTTATGGGAGAAATGATACCTTTAAATCTAGAACGTAGATCACAAGTATCAGTTATTACGACTGAGTATGAAGACACCATAATTGGTTTAGCAGTAGACCAAATATGTGCTACGTTTTGGTTAGATATGGAATCTGTAGTAGCTCCAACCGATGTACCAGATGACACAGTTCCTTTTGTTCACGGGGAATGGCTAGATAGTGAAAATAACAAGTCCGTAAAACTGATTAATCAAAAAATAATTCTGCAAAGCGATAAATGGGCAAGTATGGTCAAATTTAATCAGGAGGAGAAATGA
- the ftsH3 gene encoding ATP-dependent zinc metalloprotease FtsH3 yields the protein MNKRWRNAGLYALLFIVVIALGTAFFDNQPPQVETWRYSEFIQQVEQGRVERVSLSSDRTTAVVTPKYDPNKKRVILVNDPDLINTLSNKGVDIAVLPQTDDGFWFRALSSLFFPVLLLVGLFFLLRRAQSGPGSQAMNFGKSKARVQMEPQTQVTFGDVAGIDQAKLELNEVVDFLKNADRFTAIGAKIPKGVLLVGPPGTGKTLLARAVAGEAGVPFFSISGSEFVEMFVGVGASRVRDLFEQAKSNAPCIVFIDEIDAVGRQRGAGLGGGNDEREQTLNQLLTEMDGFEGNTGIIIIAATNRPDVLDSALLRPGRFDRQVVVDRPDYGGRSEILRVHARGKTLSKDVDLDRIARRTPGFTGADLSNLLNEAAILAARRNLTEISMDEINDAIDRVLAGPEKKDRVMSEKRKTLVAYHEAGHALVGALMPDYDPVQKISIIPRGRAGGLTWFTPSEDRMDTGLYSRAYLENQMAVALGGRLAEEIIFGEEEVTTGASNDLQQVARVARQMITRFGMSDRLGPVALGRQQGNMFLGRDIMSERDFSEETAAAIDEEVRKLVDTAYSRAKEVLLNNRQILDQIAQMLIDKETVDADELQDILSNNDVKTAAFA from the coding sequence GTGAACAAGAGATGGAGAAATGCGGGGCTGTACGCGCTGTTATTTATAGTAGTAATAGCCTTAGGGACAGCGTTTTTTGACAATCAACCGCCACAGGTAGAAACGTGGAGGTATAGTGAATTTATCCAACAGGTGGAACAGGGGCGGGTAGAAAGAGTTAGCCTCAGTTCAGATCGGACCACAGCGGTGGTGACACCAAAATATGATCCGAATAAAAAGCGGGTCATCCTGGTCAACGACCCAGATTTAATCAACACCCTAAGCAATAAAGGTGTAGATATTGCCGTACTACCTCAAACAGACGACGGATTTTGGTTTAGAGCACTCAGTAGCCTATTTTTCCCTGTATTGCTATTAGTAGGTTTATTTTTCCTACTACGTCGGGCCCAGAGTGGTCCTGGTAGTCAAGCGATGAACTTTGGGAAATCTAAAGCCAGAGTGCAAATGGAACCCCAAACCCAAGTTACCTTTGGGGATGTGGCGGGTATTGACCAAGCCAAACTGGAATTAAATGAAGTTGTAGACTTTTTAAAAAATGCTGATCGCTTTACTGCTATTGGCGCGAAAATTCCTAAAGGTGTATTATTAGTAGGACCACCAGGGACAGGTAAAACCCTATTAGCACGAGCAGTAGCAGGGGAAGCGGGTGTACCCTTCTTCAGTATTTCCGGATCAGAATTTGTGGAAATGTTCGTGGGTGTGGGTGCATCTAGAGTGCGAGACCTGTTTGAACAGGCAAAATCCAATGCTCCCTGTATAGTCTTCATTGATGAAATTGATGCGGTAGGTCGTCAAAGAGGAGCAGGTTTAGGGGGAGGTAACGATGAAAGAGAACAAACCCTCAACCAATTACTAACGGAAATGGATGGTTTTGAAGGTAATACAGGAATTATCATTATTGCTGCCACTAACCGTCCAGACGTTCTTGATTCAGCTCTATTGCGTCCTGGTCGATTTGATCGTCAAGTAGTAGTAGACCGTCCTGACTATGGTGGAAGGAGTGAAATCCTCAGAGTTCATGCTAGAGGTAAAACCCTATCAAAAGATGTAGACCTAGATAGAATTGCCCGTCGCACTCCCGGATTCACCGGTGCGGACCTATCCAACCTGTTGAACGAAGCAGCAATTTTAGCAGCACGTCGCAACTTGACCGAAATTTCCATGGATGAAATTAACGATGCTATTGATCGGGTATTAGCAGGTCCAGAAAAGAAAGACCGGGTAATGAGCGAAAAACGCAAAACCTTGGTAGCATATCATGAAGCTGGTCATGCTTTAGTTGGTGCATTAATGCCTGATTATGACCCCGTACAAAAAATTAGCATTATCCCCCGTGGTCGTGCAGGTGGTTTAACCTGGTTTACTCCCAGTGAAGACCGGATGGATACAGGCTTGTATAGCCGCGCATATCTAGAAAATCAAATGGCCGTTGCGTTGGGTGGTCGTTTAGCAGAAGAAATTATTTTTGGTGAAGAAGAAGTAACCACTGGTGCTTCCAACGACCTGCAACAGGTAGCTAGAGTAGCTAGACAAATGATTACTCGTTTTGGTATGAGCGATCGCTTGGGTCCTGTAGCTTTAGGTCGTCAGCAAGGTAATATGTTTCTAGGTAGAGACATCATGTCCGAACGGGATTTCTCGGAGGAGACTGCCGCTGCAATTGACGAAGAAGTTCGCAAACTTGTTGATACGGCATACTCCCGAGCCAAGGAAGTACTACTAAATAACCGTCAGATTTTAGACCAAATTGCTCAAATGCTGATTGATAAAGAAACGGTGGATGCTGACGAATTGCAGGATATCCTATCTAATAATGATGTAAAAACGGCAGCCTTTGCCTAA
- a CDS encoding methyl-accepting chemotaxis protein yields the protein MISTDEPNSKYQQALTAYIRGDYQSAATLIDQVVSILGEDPNSHLLRGNIYYALGKFKVAKAEYDRVLGLTNNQEILGSARQKLQVIEQELVTDSSALKSGSDGAFIGDPSSVEQLFSDIEENDPSHLLESDKKYSYNDMDKIEFLVNFDEFDDLKSISSWEPVEMDENIDTHDELAGNHNQRLLEDKSVSTQDPLPENVPVRQNSSLNAVLKKQQWSTALVVGFTSALTAAVVGFGTSSWVSQREWMRNANWGVPLGAGIIGGITAASMGGLAHQSVRRAFQEQNSGQAKELAVTLNSVVTMTQSLEEVRKIGKAAQTSVHRVNDINSQVSEALENMVAEILVVGETLTKTEPQLKYLVESCQEINSLATLASQLASRTNLLTLNVSIEATKSGVGGRGLAIMANEISQLADKTAKSIKQIQDMFGNIDKETNHILLTMEGSKQRVINSTKLAQQARQSLEDITPIIADIDSSIEKATLNSP from the coding sequence ATGATAAGTACAGATGAGCCAAATTCCAAATATCAGCAGGCATTAACAGCTTACATAAGAGGTGATTATCAAAGTGCTGCTACTCTAATAGACCAAGTAGTCAGCATTTTAGGAGAAGACCCTAATTCCCACCTGTTGCGGGGTAATATATACTATGCTCTAGGAAAATTTAAGGTTGCCAAAGCGGAATATGATCGGGTACTGGGTTTAACAAATAATCAAGAAATACTAGGTTCAGCTCGTCAAAAATTGCAAGTGATTGAACAGGAGCTAGTCACTGACAGCTCTGCTTTAAAGAGTGGTTCTGATGGTGCTTTCATTGGAGATCCCAGTAGTGTGGAACAACTGTTTTCCGATATAGAAGAAAATGATCCATCACACCTTTTGGAATCAGATAAAAAGTATAGTTATAACGATATGGACAAAATTGAATTCCTGGTTAATTTCGATGAATTTGATGATTTAAAAAGTATTTCATCTTGGGAACCGGTAGAAATGGATGAAAACATAGATACCCATGATGAATTAGCTGGTAACCATAACCAAAGGTTACTAGAAGATAAATCCGTAAGTACCCAAGATCCATTACCAGAGAATGTTCCCGTTCGACAAAATTCTTCCTTAAATGCTGTTTTAAAAAAACAGCAGTGGTCTACCGCACTAGTAGTAGGTTTTACCTCAGCCCTAACAGCTGCTGTAGTTGGCTTTGGAACCAGCTCATGGGTATCCCAACGTGAATGGATGAGAAATGCCAATTGGGGAGTACCGCTAGGTGCTGGAATTATAGGTGGAATCACTGCTGCTTCCATGGGTGGTCTGGCACATCAATCTGTTCGACGTGCTTTTCAGGAACAAAACTCCGGCCAAGCCAAAGAGTTAGCAGTCACTCTTAACTCCGTAGTAACTATGACCCAATCCCTAGAGGAAGTCAGGAAAATAGGTAAAGCAGCTCAAACCTCGGTTCATCGCGTTAATGACATTAATAGTCAAGTTAGTGAAGCTCTGGAAAACATGGTGGCGGAAATTTTGGTAGTTGGAGAAACCCTAACAAAAACCGAACCTCAACTAAAATACTTGGTCGAGTCTTGTCAAGAAATTAATTCCTTGGCTACCTTAGCATCCCAATTAGCCTCTCGTACTAATTTGTTAACATTAAATGTCAGTATTGAAGCAACAAAATCTGGCGTAGGAGGAAGAGGACTGGCAATTATGGCCAATGAAATATCCCAACTAGCAGATAAGACAGCTAAATCTATTAAGCAGATTCAAGACATGTTTGGAAACATTGATAAGGAGACTAACCATATCCTACTCACTATGGAAGGGAGTAAACAACGAGTTATCAATAGCACGAAACTTGCACAACAAGCTAGGCAATCTCTGGAAGATATTACTCCTATAATAGCTGATATAGACTCCTCAATTGAGAAAGCAACTCTTAACTCCCCCTAA